In Pseudomonas leptonychotis, the genomic stretch ACCATCGACAAGCGCGAGCGCATACGCTGTAGCTGCTTAGGGTCAGCGGCTTTGAGGCCGCCATCCTTGTTGGCCACCAGCTTGAGCTCTTCGTTATTGAGCAAAATTTTGCCGCCGTGAGGTTGCTCCAGCAGGTTGATGCAACGCAGGAAGGTACTCTTGCCCGAGCCGCTGGAGCCAATGATGCTGATCACATCACCGGCTTTGGCTGCTAGCGACACGCCCTTCAATACTTCGTGGCTGCCGTAGCGCTTGTGCAGATCCTGAACTTCAAGTTTGTACATGGTTTCCACTCTCTTGAATCAGTCGCTGAGCAAGCGACCCTGGCGAATAGGGGTACGACCGGCCACTTTAGCCAGCCACAAACCGGGCTGGGCAAAACGCAACCGCTCACGCGCATAAAGCACACCATCTGTGACGGCACAGACAGTTGTGTGGCGATCATCCAGCGGATCGATCACTTCAAATAATGGGTCGCCGGTTTTGACAGTTGCGCCCACCGGCTGCAGAAAACTCACCACCCCAGCATGCGGCGCATAGGCGTATTGAGCGCCGTCAAACGGTGTGGCATCGCAACTTTCAACGTTGGCTGGCGGCCAATCACCGGCAATCAACCCCTGTTCAGCCAGGAACGCCAGAATATGTTCAGCGCTGGCTTCGGCCTCAGGTTTGCCGGTATCGGCCATGCCGCCGAGCTCAACCGTTACTGCCAGGCAAGCCAATGGCACCGCAGCCTGGGGGAAATGCCGCGCCAACTGAACCCAGGGTAAGGCGCAAGCCTCATCGAATGAGCTGCCACCTGAATCCTCGACGGTGAGCGCCGCACCGGCCTGCAATCGTGCGGCCAACGAGCGCAATTGCGGCCACTGCTGCGGCAATAAATACAGGTGCACGGCGGCATCGAAATCACAGTGCAGGTCGAGCACTACATCAGCATCACAAGCATGTTTGAGCAGCAAACGTTGCATGCCCTGCAGCTCCGAATCAGCCGCAGGCAATGCTTCCAGGGCGGCTAGCATGGCAACGCGAATCAGCCTTACATTGCTTGGCCCGTCACTGCCCAAACAGCCTTCCAGAGCAGGCGCGATGGCGGCGGCCAGATCAAAAAAATCACGATTGAAATTCTTGCCGCTCCCCA encodes the following:
- a CDS encoding succinylglutamate desuccinylase/aspartoacylase family protein, with the protein product MQRIDHPLPWGCPGTERRLSVFRFGHGPCKAYIQASLHADELPGMRVAVELKRRLRELEAQGRLTGVIELVPVANPIGLGQMFQATHQGRFEVGSGKNFNRDFFDLAAAIAPALEGCLGSDGPSNVRLIRVAMLAALEALPAADSELQGMQRLLLKHACDADVVLDLHCDFDAAVHLYLLPQQWPQLRSLAARLQAGAALTVEDSGGSSFDEACALPWVQLARHFPQAAVPLACLAVTVELGGMADTGKPEAEASAEHILAFLAEQGLIAGDWPPANVESCDATPFDGAQYAYAPHAGVVSFLQPVGATVKTGDPLFEVIDPLDDRHTTVCAVTDGVLYARERLRFAQPGLWLAKVAGRTPIRQGRLLSD